ACGAATACTGAAAAAGACACACAAGGACAGCACCAAAAGTCTCATTATGTACAAGAATGCAACATAAAAACTCAACACAATcccattcaaatatttttttacatcttACTACACAGTGGTGCTCCATTAGGGTCacaatttacatgtatctctttcctgatcagcgccatCTAGTGCTTCAATGCTGAAGCATTGGTGTGGAAATGGAGGCCAGTCCACCACTCCACCGCAAGATCTACAACTGAAGATATTTTAGGTTAAGCTTAGATTTATAGTGTTGTGACCGCATCAGAGCACCATACTCTACAATGTGTTCTTAGCTGTAGAAAAAAGAACTCTACATATACACAGCCCTAATTTCTAATTTAAAcgtggtttgtgataatcatcatcAAAGATTTTCCCCATGTGCCCATCAATGATTCTCTGTCAAATATTGTTGCCTCTGTATACTTCTAAAAGTACACCTAAacatcaataataataataaatataaaACAATGTATTTACAGAtgacaatgtacatcatcaggcATACAGTCAAATGTTTTTTAAgaaagataacaagataatgatCTGGGCGCCTGACCTCACCTCGCTGTGGCAAATTAACACATACCTTACAAGATACAAAGGTCGCACAAAATGAGCAATATTTTGGAAGTGTGGAGAAATAAGTGTTCCTATACCCAATAAAGAACAGGACAAAAGCCACTTATATAATCATCAAAATGCATTGGAATTCTGTGTCCTTCAACCCAGCATTTTCCATCCCAAAAAGTACAACTGTCTTAATGCTTTTGttcaaagaaacatacaaacacAGCTGGAGAGTTGTatcctagccccccccccccccacacacacacccaaTCATGACCCTCAAGGAATATCAACCTGAATGAATCAAATCGCACATTTGAGTGTGTACTGCAAGTTCGCCTAAGTTATGCAAATGTTAACTACATATATAAAATGAAATCCTAATTTCTCACAACTTTCCAAACAGACAAGACATCCAGGCCGTGAGAAGTCAGTAACAGATATGAAGGAGCTGGACTCCTCTGTTTTTTGTTCAAACCATCATCTGTGCGTATGATATTTCACTGCAAAAGCGCCCGTAAACCACCTATCTAAACTACTGTGACTCAAAGTCCGAATTGCAATCGATCTGCTTTTGTTATCCCCTCTGGTGTCAAGATTGCAATCGGCTTAATACCGCTGACAGCTCTTAAATTCGAGAATTTCAAAGTTTAGAATATACATGTGTGGATCGGAGTACATTAGTTCATAATGGAATAATTATTTCTGTCCTAGTTTTAACCCGTGTTTTATATATAATATAACAAATATAAAAGTTAGCATGCACttattttgtgattaaaagttTCTCATGGAAACTCGCAttcagatttaagtaatttctTCATCAAAGACTATAAACATTTAGgataattttgagaaaatacTTGGCCCGTACTTATGAGGTTAACTGAGTTCCTGAATAGTGGGTGGTTCTTGGATGATCAAATAATGTTCATGTATGTTTACAATCGTTTTGTGCATATTTTTGGATGCATATCTGGAGTGCCCCCTATACAGAAATGCTGTTTTATCATCAATTGCCAGCCTACGtagcattttcttttcaaactgcaaaaaTTTGGTGGTCTACAGAAATCCTTTCAATCGTTTATATCAATGGTTCGACATAATTTCCTGGGAAGAGTCCAGTGACGCCATCCATCTGTCCCTCCCACCAACCGTCATCATTCTTCTTCATGACGTAGATTATGGCGTTCTCGGAGAAACTAAGCTCGTCGTCCTTATCTTTGACGTAATCGTAAATAGCCACAACTGAAACGAATCGAGAATTGAAATAGTTTGGTAACAATTGAGTGTTTTAATTATCTGTTGAATGTGAACAAATTAAAGGAACAAGTGGTTATTCTGCAGTGCTTAAAGGTCGGAGCCCACATGACCTAGTTCAAACAGTCACTAACTTGATGCGAACAAATTGActcaactgaaggagataacagtGACACTTTAACTTCAAAATACCGACTAACCTTGGTTTAAAAACCCTGCCAAGGATCAAAATAGGTTATTGGATTACTTGTTGGGATTTGCATGGCAGCACTAGTCCTGTTTTCTGAGCACTAGCCCTGTTTTCTAAAGCTTTACCTCTTGCAAAGCTTGTAGTAATTGCCAATGGTGGGTTTAGAAGCTTCCTACCTTTTTCCACATAGTTTGCCGGCACTCCATCGTCACTCAACTCAGGGCCTGGGCCCTGCTCCTCAAGTTTTTGCTCGTAATCCTCTGTATATTGGTCATAATATGCCGTCTGGTGGCGCGGGGGAGCATGGTTGCGCATTGTTGGCATCGAGAACATTGCACCTGGTTCTAAACTCTGTGTTTGCATCTGCATTTGCATGCTGTAGGGGGGAGGCATCATGCCCGTTTGGGGTGCCATATTACGCTTGGATGGCATGCTGCTACGTACTGGTGGCATGACACCACCATGAGTTGGTGGTGGGGGCAGTGGTGGCGATGCTGAAAAAGGAAGAATTCATCTTTAAAAGGGAAGTAGTTGGAGTGGAACTGCGTATTGATTGGGTTGCCGATCAGCATGTGTCTGCAGTTAAGAAAGGGTTATTTCTTCTtatccttttcagatttctagcTGACACACTACTCACCATTGCCTGGCTGATGTACATCTAAATCTGAAGGTGGAGGTGGTAAAGAatctgaaacaaatcaaaaaagTCTCAGTCAAATTTTCAAAGCAGGTTTGTATTTGACCAGAAGCCAATATAAATGCAGTTCTACCATTTCTAACTCGAGGCGTATATATGTTACTCCTAGTCCTACAGTGAAACAGTGCAACGACGGGATCCATGCAGCTCCTAGTGCAAAGTAGAGAAAATGCACTCAGCTGAGTGTTTGTTCACATCTTGTCTGTGAAGTTATAACTGCGACGCTTGGCTGAAGGATCCATGCAGCATAAAACAAGAAGAAGTGCAGTACAAGTCCTCCCAATGCCAGTGTGGAGATGGCACTCTCAGTCTCATAACTGGATTCCAAAGATCAGCGCACAGGCTTATTTATCTTCCAAGGCCTACCTGCCTCAGATAAAGaggcagctacatgtacatgtaggccttggTATTGAAGTCAGCTCTTTTTCACTCAATCACAAGCCCCTGTGGATGACAGTTCAACTTATGAAGCTCTCACTTGAAAGTGTATCGCACACTTCTTTTTGTCAATAGTACTTAAACAAGCAGTCAAGAAAGTCTAACAAACTGGTATTATGCAGTAGAAATTCTATCAACAACCCACAAACATTCCGTGACATAGCCGATTGTCTGAGGAGGAAAAGATATAAGCATATTGACAGTATTAAAGCTTGGTGAAAAGCAAATATTGGTTATAAGATTTTGAACAAGTGAAGGATTATATTATCATGATGAAGCCATCTACACCAATTTTGCACAATGCCAAGCACTGAACTTTCGGTCATGGAGACCTAAAACCATGACAACTAAAGACATCCTTTGTGATCACAATGGGTTTTATGAGCCTATCTTCAATATTATTCCATTCTCAGAGACATAATAAAGTTATTTGACCATCAATGTTTAGAATTGGTTCTGGTTTGCTATACACTAGACTAGAcaacgttgtagtgttgttttttatatcaatCTATACACTAGACAGTGTCAGGATCGTATATCGGAAAAGGGCCCAAATTTGCTAAATATGGCCCTGAACGTTTATTCGTTATTATTACCTATGTAAGACTCTGTTGACATTGTTGAAGCTTGCGACATCTGCTGTTGTTGCTGAAGCTGTGAGTGACGTGCCTGCATGTGCATACTTGGTGGCATCATCTGCTGACTAGGAGGCGACTGTATCGAAGTTACAGGAGGGTGAGCTTGGGAAATAGGTTGAGCTACGCCCATAGGTGGCGCACCTTGGGGTGGGGCCGGTGGTGGTACCATAGGTGGTCCCATAGGTGGCAGCTGACTTAACGCGGCATAACCCAGACCACTACCTTTACGTTCTCTTTGTGGGTTGGCAGCATATTGAGGCGGTGGTTGCTGGTATTGTTGAGGGGGAGGCATCTGATTTTGCGGGATTGCCATGGGATAGTTTGGGGCGTAATGGCTAGGTACAGAGGGCGGCACCACTGGTGGCCCTAATGCCCTATAATGACCTGACGTCCGACCTAGAGAGCCGCCCAATCTCGGTTGGTTTTGTGGTGGAGTTGGTGGTCTTTGACTTGGCGGCTGCTGAGGAGGCCCCTGCTGGCCCTGGCGTTGACTGCTCTGACCGGAGCTGACACTACTGCTAGAACTGATAGAGCTACTTCGCCTTTCGTGTCGATTAACTTGGATGCTCTGTCGTGGATTCTGTGGTGTAGGTTGTGCGACCTttaaaaagatgaaacagtCAATTAACAAGTCTCAATTTACCAGCCATTGTCACAAAGCAATGATGAGAGTAATTTATATTTGAAAACGTATTCTATATAACGTATATTTTGATGATGGGCCAATATCCAGGATTGATTAAACTCGAGCTGTACCATCTACGCCAACACAAAACTGGACAACTAAACCAAGACCTTACCTGAACACCATGCCCGACAGTGTCAAGCTGGGCATAATCAATAGATTTCcgaacatatttgattggtcttTCTGGTGCCTCTGGAAATATGATGCCCAAACTTTTCATCCCGGGCGGTCTCATAGTAGTTTTATTTGTTGTTATGACACCAATTTCCCTCCttgctactttttctttatgaatggaaacaacctgaATTGAGAATGGCTTGTACAGTAACACTTATAACGTAATAAAAAGTTCATTTCACACATCAACTAAACATCTATCTGCTCCTCAAAAGTTGGTTTCAGACGTGTCAACTGAaacagtttcaaattcaaactgTCATTGTAAATATATGGATGAAACTAACAAATCAATTTTATCATAATCAGAGAATCTGTACTTTTTTCGAACCTCTATATTCTTACCTGAGATAAATGATTTATACTGGActccatctctgccagctgtgTTTGCTGCAGATCCAACATATGCAGGAAGTTAGTGGCCAGAGTGTTGATTTGGTATGCCACACTGGCCAGTGACTGAGTTGTAAAACTCTTGGTCTCCTCCAAAGCATGTCGTTTATCTTTTGCCTGAAACGTAAAAAATTCTAATGCTTTTGACGTTGTCttttaacccttaaaccgccagaggcgacgatcgtcgacataagggggaaagcgccagaggcgacgatcgtcgacagcagacgtttagttccacctgtctgctaagagatggcagtgagtgtgcatgtacgctctttggtacttcgacagtgatgcttagcacaaaatggcatcgaacaaatttcaagtttctatacaagcttttgagtattttatcaaaaacttgaagccccattttcgcgggaatgacgtcatcaggagtaattagcgctgctacgactaattagacggatgcttcgaccaggaatcggatggaaacgatgtatttagacccagacttcatattaaaataccaagggaggtataaaaagctgatggaggtatgttctggccatatttttgttgattatgggtatttgcactaattaacccctaattagtaaattttggcgggaaatgtcacaaaaatcgacgggaattaccatttgtataaaatcatcagtacattccaaagtgtttgtaacaaaaataacgttgttattaatcattttcaaaaatgctcggttaattcggcgctcaggggtaatatgattttgttaattcggcgctttaagggttaacgCTTTCCCTGGACCTGCAAATTATTGAGTTGAGGGGTAACTTCGCTGAAAAGGtgcctttttgtttttattgtgcCTAGATCTGGCTAGTACCAAGTCCAAGTCAATTATGTTTACCAATGTTGTCTTCTCTTGGTAAAAAATATAATACACTTCCCCACAATATGCATACAGCAGCCATAGTTAGCCCATAGTAGTAGACTAGTACATTTTGTAATGCATTTCATTCATTGTTGTATTTCTTTTTGGATGACAATCTTCCACAACAAAACAGGTGTCATGCGGTCGATCTAACCGGAACCACGCGTTCAAGTAAGGTTTTACCTGGAGATAATTTTCTTGACAGTACTGTGCCACCTTTTCTAGATTGTTGTAAGATTCTTGGAGGTGTTTACGCCCTTCTGGAATATCCTGGTCCATCAACTGGACCAGTTCCGCTGACGCCATTTTGTCTTTTCCGTAGTAGGTCAGCGGGTATCCGGTCCCTTCGCTCCCTGACcatttcgcccccagtcgtttcgctccaaatcgaagtcttGAAGATGTCAAAGTGCAAATCGGAAGTACTTGTGTGTGTCAAATTGACCGACTAATGTATGTTTGCATACTCTCCGAAGATAGTCACAACcctacaaattgtattttgcttcatcgTAAAACAGCCACCCTGACCTCCTGACCTTGGATTGAGctaacttctctctgacatgcaTGACCTGGTCTGAGCTAGCATCTCACAATTTTCgggaagacattcacagccgtACGTGTCTCTCCCACAGCAGTCACCTGGGCCTGCTGTCTTGGACTGACCTAACATCTCCGTCACTGTACACCAGGGCCTATGCCTTTaggctgagctatcatctcaccatgcttgCAAATGCCGAGCTACCCTGACGAAAAAGATATAATGGATTCACAAAGACTCATTGCCAATACTGCGTTGCCACAGGCCCGTTCGCGTGTTGTATGCTTGTATGTCTATTCGTGTGTAAACGCGTGCATGCCTATTCGATTGGTCGTCCTCTGTACAGTCGTGGACAACCATGATTGCCGAAGACCAAACGGAACGATCAGTGTCGCCATCTGTGAAACGAAAGTAGTACTAGAGCAGGTACTAGCAGAGCCATCTACAGGACGTCTATGTAACTAAAAGTTATATTGGTCACCTCATCCTGAACGAACGGAAAGAAGTTTAAAGTGCTATGAATGTTAACATATCAATTAATCACTATCAAACATTCATCACTAAATAAAGAGATTACATCTCTCGTAGAACAGTGTCCTCAGTTGGATGGGACTAAGCAATATCGTTTCGAGCCTGATGCCATTTAGTTACATAGACGTCCTGTAGATGGCTCTACTAGTACCTGCTCTGgtacaatcttgacactagaggcgcttaTTTCGTTCCTGACAACGCAAaatttttaatttcggcactggggcgagtttcgCTCTAGTACCACATCTCGCGTCACAAATGGCTACTGACCGGACTGGACCAGGGCCATTCACAAAGACTCATAGCCAATACTGCGTTGCCAGAGGCCTGTTCGTGTGTAATGCTGGTAGGCCTGTTCGATTGGTCATCGTCTGTACAGTCGTTGAGGACAACCATCATTACCGAAGACCACATAGGCTATATGAGATCTTGGAAGCCATGGTTATTTTGGCATTTCCCAAGGCCTAGGTGTTCtatccaatccgcgttagcCGGTCACGTGATTTTTGTGATTGCGCAGTTCAAATGGTGAACAAATGCACTGTGATAGGGCCTGGGTTAGCATGCACTGCGCAAAACCTGTCAGATTCCCTATGAAATTCCCGGGAAAATCCATATCCATATTTGGCAAGTGTGTACCACCtgacctgctaacgcggattggatataacaacTTCAGTGTCGCCATCTGTGAAACGAAAGTGGTACTAGAATAGGTACTAGTGAAGCCATCTACAGGACGTCTATGTAACTTATTATTAGGTCACCTCATCCTTGTTCTGTCACTTGTTCGTTTGCTTCTATTCCAAGTTCTTACCCTGCAATCTGGACAATCAGACCCACATAGTGTTTTAACGTTTAGAGAGCAGCTGAGGTCTTTCACATGTTTAGTCGCAGCATGGTGAATACAATGTTTAAGTGTGTTGATCATTCCAAGGCCCTCAGGCCAGGGCTAAGGTCTTTTGTATGTTGACGTAACATAAATATTTcgatacatcatgtacattgcaCATTTTCATAGGCCACAATCTGACAATGAGCTTTTGTGGAATATCGGAATGGGGAGGGGAGGGATAAAGCCTTAAAGGCAGATTGGTCGGGTGTGGTCCTCATATATTCCTCAGAAGAGGTGATCCAGGAAAATCACCGACTATGGTTGTGCGAGGGATGAGGACAAAACAAACCGAGCATGAAGTGATATCAATAAGTTTATTTTAGGGGGTATTTACAAAAACTATGGtacaagattttaaaaaaaacaacacgagACAGGCCAATGCAATGCTGCAAGTTATCGTCAGTCAATGAATGACTCTACAGCCAGTTGTAAGGTTGACTCCTGACTCCAAACACACATCAACAGCAGGTTTCCAtccaaaaaacacaaaatgtacTTCAGAGCACTGAAGTTAACCGTGTTACAGTGGATTCTGTTAACAGTATTTCACTGCACATATATTCGAAATGATATAGCTCTACTACTACCAGATAGCCTGAACCCAAACTGAGATCAGTTGCAAAATATACACCCAATTATCAGTCATATCTTAATCAAATTTAAGCACCGGACTTCATAGAATAGATTCTAaaacatacatttgtacatacaggtacctcaccaagtacatgtacagtggggCCTCAGTGCTCTAAGGAAGAGGCCAATTGATTTTAGCCTCCACTTgacattttttgggaaaatgtgCCTTGCGACGGCAGAGGTGATCAATGGGAGAGGCTTCACTGTACATTTTCTGGCAGTTCATCTAAAAGGCGACATTGACAGCACAGATTTGTTTAAAACGATTCCAAGGCACATTCTAATTCATTGGAAAAATCGTAATTCTGCCAGAGTACTGATCAATGTGTGAGTAATGTCACCAAGTCACCAATAACTATCATATTTCAAATGTGGGTGACCATTGATAATAGATGTGGATAGCTCTAACTGAAGACTTCCAAATGGCACTATTTTTGCCACTATTGATTCTATTCTTAGTTTTCTCAAAAAGACCACAAGCCTCAAAAGACCACAAGTCCCATCACAGTTTTTGATTAAGAACGTGTTCATCGACAAATCACAGGCTATGTACTATAACTGGGGCTGGTTGCTGAGTTGGCTGTTGACGCGTCTTAAGATCGTGAGTACCACTTCCCTCAAgctctgaaataagaaaaaaatcaaactgGAAATACTCTGTAATGTAATAACCATTTTATAAACGAAGGTACCGTGGTGAATTCTGTTCTCCAAGTTACTTCATCCTGTGACCCTTGATTACTAATGTCTTTGTTAAATGATATACCTTCACAGCTACATACCTGTGGTTTGCAGTATTCCTCTAACCAGCTGAAGACACATCCAGAAAGTTCTGCAAAGTTGGCAACTGATATTGTGGCGTTGAAACTCTGGAACAGGCCATCCATAACCTGTTGAAACTGTAAGGACAAAAGGAGAGATGTCATTAAAATTCTGAATGCATCAATGGATCAACTGGACCCCAATCAAAAAGAGCATGGTCACTGCTGTTATCAAGTCAAATTTCATGACAACAGATGTTTTTGAAcgaaagttttatatcaaaatcacCAGAAACATGTATTGTAAGCTTATGTTGCAGTCTAATTTTCAAGCAAATGAAGGAATTCAAGTTTCCAGAGTCACTGTCATCAGCACCTCTGAAGGATCAATTTCAGTTTAGGTCCTCAGCCAGGATCAAACTTGGAGCCCACTAGTAAATTTAGTGGTTCACCGTCTCCGAACAGCAAGAAGTTGGCAACTGTGCTAAAGTGGCGATTCCACAGTAGCAAAAAGTGTACACATTGAAACTCACCACCTGAAATTTGACTTCATCGGAGACCTGATTCTGCCCCGAGACAGGGGTATTTTTGTGTGCTTTCACGATGTGTTCATAATTCCTGTAAAATAAAATGAACATCATAACAAAGACAAAATGGTAGTTCCATCTCAAAGACAACAATGACTGACCTTGTCCAACCCAACACCATTTGTTGAAGAGGAGTTAGATGGCTGAATTTTCATCGATCGTCCTAAACACAATAACCTAAATTGACTATTTgttgaaaatttcaccaaaatCGGTATTCACTTACGCTTTCATGATTGTTAATGCCATGACTTCTTTCCGCAAGGAATCTAGTTCCTCTTCctgttttttcttctgttgGATGAGAAACTGAATGTAGTCGATTGCTAAAAAGTAGAAGAATGCATTGAGAGGTCATCTAGTCCAAATTGGTGCGACTTATTGGGTGGAATGCTGCCATTTATAGGACGATCGCAATGAAGGAAAATATTGCAGAGTTACATGAGATGCATTGCATGAGGGCTGAAGAGCATCACTGCCATAGACATATTAGATGATAGTGTACATGTCATACTTTTAACTGATCCTAATCTGGCTTCAGTATTGGCCCAGTAATGTCGCCTTCCACCAGATATGCTGAAAGAGAACGAACCTCTCTCGATACATGTCCAAGAGTACTCACATTTTTGTAGAACAGTCGCTTTGCTGATTTTTGCATTACTCAGGCCATCatctttctgaaatgttggcaCAAGCGTTTGTAGGTCATCATATCCTTTctgaaaagaaataattttGTAATGAGTCAGTTGTAGGCAGGGAAAAACTGTCCAATTTATACATGCTGATAGTGATATTAACTCGAAGGTACAGTATTCCATCCATTTGACGAGTCAAAACATGATGGGTCTGCCCTCCTCTACTGACAATACCATTGCGAATGACAGTCAGGGTATACTCTATCCATCCATTGAACTAATGCACAATGAACAAATCTGTTTCTGGAGTGAACAGTATTGACCTTTATTGCATCTCGTCTTTTCTGCTCAGCATGTGTATGTGCCTCCCGTCTCCGCTCTTTATAACTCAGGTTGTATTTACTGTCACTGTCATCCTCTTCATCTGAAAAAGCAAGGAAACTTTTCAGCAGGAAGCAAAACTAGtccacctacatgtaccatTGAACTTCAAGTAGAACTTTCCATtgcggacgcctctctattaggaacaccctctctattgaggacatcgCATTTGGTCCCATACTGGTATTTCCATTGAATATTATTATATCATTTCAAAAAAATGCGGAGCTCACATCAGGAAAGACAACTGGAGTGCCTGAATGGCCCCAGTGCATGGCAGGATGCCACAAGGCCTGTGGCGATCATGACAACAAATAAACTGTATTTATACCTGAATTTTGTGCAGATGATGCACTGGATGCACTAATTCCATGTATGGAGCCAGTACTACTAGCCCTTGAGAAGGAGAAAACTTGGGACGAGGTTGGACTGGTTGCCTCCAATTTCATCTCCTGAGACGAACCTTCCATAATCTGTTCAGCAGCTGCGAAGCTAACCTAGAGCAAAGATTATCAACATATTATAGAGttgtttgaattgaattgaattgtttaAATTGAATTGTTGATTGAAGTGTTCAGGAACTGTGCGTCCGTCTGTTGACACAAAATTTTATAGACAATTTCGAAAGTGCGTTTAGGCATCTTTTATTGTGAAGATCTAAAGAGATGGTTTGTTGCTCTGACCCTGGAATTGGACTAGGTGGTACCGGCTTATCTGGCATGCCAAAACGGCAAAACTGCCAAAAAAGGCCTATCGCCATCAACaccatacatttacatgttaacACTCACAAACGCAATGAAGAAGTACCTTTGGCTTTGCCACGATCTATTCTACTATCACTCTGAATCAGGGCAGAATAGTTAATATTATTGAGATCAATTATGTTTTTGGAGCTTGCATTTACAACATTCTTATGTTGAATGCATTATGCATTATGCATGCATTTCACGTACATAATAAGATCGTCGACATTTTTAGTTTGTTTTCAAATCACTTTTTCACATGGTAGAGAGGGTTTTCCATTCAATCATTGCGACAATCACATACCTCATGTACGTCTACGGCACATAAACGAGACTACAAAACCAACACCAACATGTAAAAAAGGTTTTATTCTTGTTTTTCACCTGATTGCTTTGTTGATGGATCCAGTCGGAATCCTGATCATTCGCCGCCATCTTTAGCCGCCAGATGGCAATGTGGAAAAACATTTTGCATCTTTTGTGGACCACCTGCTAACGTGGATAGGATATAACAACGATCAGTGTCGCCATCTGTGACACGAAAGTGGTACTAGAGCAGGTACCAGTAAAGCCATCTACAGGACGTCTGTGTAACCATGACGGAGCCTATTTGACGCTGCAGCCTGGAACCGAGGCCGTATCGAAGGTGGCGAGGTTGATGCAAAGGTGCCTGTTGCTGTCCGACTCCCAATGAAGTCGTTTTTGACGTAATTTTCTggtcgcaaacaagtccaccCTGTGGCCTAATGTCATGTCAACAAAATATAAAACTGCCTATGTTTAATCTCAGTTACGTAATATACGGCTTGTGACTATTGTTATGACGGCGTTGATAATCCTCGTGTGACGTAGCCCGTAGCAACGGGACCCCATTACGATTGTTTAAACATGGCGGATATTTGATGCTGTAATAGTGTATGAGGGATAACTGTGCTGGTGAGTGACATATCTTAGCCTGCTTCAGTGCTTGTGGATAAAGGCAGAAAAAATGACAGAAGAAAACGTTAAAGTGGCAGTCCGTGTGAGGCCTTTCATATccttttattaaaaaaaacttttgttGATCTCAATAATCAATGACATTTCTGTCAAAATCCATGAAATCTTCATTCATAGGCCTATCTTCAATCTTGGTCACTCAATCAGTCAATGATAGCGTGTGATTGATGATACTGCAATGTAGTTTACACATTCCATTTGGCATCCTAAAGGTTGACCATACTCCATAGGCACTGTCATTTTTATATTTAAAAGCAATACTAGAACTAACAATGGAGATTTTGAAGCCGACAGAGACTTGTTTGTACTCTATCCAAACAAATTTCAACCACCAAAGCCAAAGTCAAAATTGGGGGAGGGGCAAAATGGTACTGTATTGTATTAGTATTAAAAATCTTTGGGctaaaatcatggtcaaaagcTACGCCCATGCATTCCAGTCAGACATTCAGGTATTTCTCACTTGTTCATGAAAACCAAACCTTTCCTTAACCATTCATACAATGGCCGTGAACGCCAACGGAATGCGACGCTTATCATGGACATGAACGGGTCTAATACCACAATCAAAGATCCAGAGAATATGAAGGAAGATGGGAGGAAGTTCACTTTTGATTACAGTTACTGGTCACATGATGGGTGTAAGGAGCGGTCTGATGGATACTGGGAGGCGGACCCCAAACATGCTAACGGAAAGAAGTTCTGTGACCAGGTAAGGCCGTGACGATGCTGTT
This genomic window from Lineus longissimus chromosome 13, tnLinLong1.2, whole genome shotgun sequence contains:
- the LOC135497873 gene encoding max-like protein X isoform X1, which codes for MAANDQDSDWIHQQSNQVSFAAAEQIMEGSSQEMKLEATSPTSSQVFSFSRASSTGSIHGISASSASSAQNSDEEDDSDSKYNLSYKERRREAHTHAEQKRRDAIKKGYDDLQTLVPTFQKDDGLSNAKISKATVLQKSIDYIQFLIQQKKKQEEELDSLRKEVMALTIMKANYEHIVKAHKNTPVSGQNQVSDEVKFQVFQQVMDGLFQSFNATISVANFAELSGCVFSWLEEYCKPQSLREVVLTILRRVNSQLSNQPQL
- the LOC135497873 gene encoding max-like protein X isoform X2, which codes for MEGSSQEMKLEATSPTSSQVFSFSRASSTGSIHGISASSASSAQNSDEEDDSDSKYNLSYKERRREAHTHAEQKRRDAIKKGYDDLQTLVPTFQKDDGLSNAKISKATVLQKSIDYIQFLIQQKKKQEEELDSLRKEVMALTIMKANYEHIVKAHKNTPVSGQNQVSDEVKFQVFQQVMDGLFQSFNATISVANFAELSGCVFSWLEEYCKPQSLREVVLTILRRVNSQLSNQPQL